A single region of the Silene latifolia isolate original U9 population chromosome 8, ASM4854445v1, whole genome shotgun sequence genome encodes:
- the LOC141595018 gene encoding protein FAR1-RELATED SEQUENCE 5-like, with amino-acid sequence MPPLARVEVSGITIEKIRFSLINSQISENPNASNQTKIYVIFKRMMNYDDRMMNSDDQSLSHQNGDEFRWNDLEKGYLMLNGIIDVVNNDNSSILSQTSSNVITNEGANVEANACQPILEISAIAVEHDVPEVVTFEFVEDIIVEEVEDEEAAEGSSSNTNRVFECLNHLKPDIGMLFDNLDLGVEFYEAYAKECGFVTILSSQKCKNGVVTHKKVVCNKAGVCEAKGKNHRRQRTRIECPSCIKFKRILEEGPDMGKYQIYDFHEGHNHMPQTPSTMVHLTQTRELNVVHKKMIIDNSKNNIGPVKSYRLFKEYVRGYRNVGASLEDFKNFSRDIKNYLSEGDAQMLIEHFMKIKHMCSGICPINMCPSFYFDFEVDEIGRLSHVFWADPISIKNYLLFGDMTSFDTTFRKNKYRMIFGPFTGVDNHKRCVTFGAGLIINKSKESFAWLFTKFVEAMGGRHPVCMITDEDAGIEEGAWKDKVQHRYCMWHILKKLPEKVGPVICKDTEFLKKINRCVWSEDVEPPEFEERWTTVVESHGLSDNEWLKEKYNIRNMWVPAYFRDLFLGGLMRTTSRSESENHFFSNFTNPNLTLVEFWMRFESAMDAQRLTHSKLVAQSKNSCPQLSTPLALEKHASEIYTPTIFGEFQKEVEAACYSCGVGDKEKDKTYPILYTDIIDQVRNKTYKVGFKKDDVSVVCTCKKFERHGMLCRHALCVFKDRGIQKVPSDYLLSRWSKLATCQPIVGPNGRLFLIVHQWMYEKNKVGELWSELFTCVALVEQSPGHCDELLGILREFKERVKITPDESGNTGIAKVKEKNAEIGMLLGTNMPSEIKVLPPRQCKNKGSGKRLISQRERAGEVNKKALRKCRSCGEMANHDSRNCDRRTTDNE; translated from the exons ATGCCGCCCCTGGCACGTGTTGAAG TTTCAGGTATTACAATTGAAAAGATCAGATTTTCTTTAATTAATAGTCAAATTTCGGAAAACCCTAACGCGTCAAATCAAACGAAG ATTTATGTGATTTTCAAGAGAATGATGAATTATGATGATCGAATGATGAATTCTGATGATCAATCTCTTTCTCATCAAAACGGCGATGAATTCAG gtgGAATGACCTTGAAAAAGGATATTTGATGCTCAATGGAATAATTGACGTCGT CAATAATGACAACTCCTCAATACTATCACAAACTTCTTCAAATGTCATTACAAACGAAGGAGCGAATGTTGAAGCTAATGCATGTCAGCCTATATTAGAAATATCTGCAATAGCAGTTGAACATGATGTTCCTGAAGTTGTGACTTTCGAATTTGTTGAAG ATATCATAGTAGAGGAGGTAGAGGACGAGGAGGCAGCAGAAGGTTCTTCAAGCAACACGAATCGGGTTTTTGAGTGTCTCAACCATCTTAAGCCTGATATTGGTATGCTGTTCGATAACCTTGACCTAGGTGTTGAGTTTTATGAAGCATATGCAAAAGAATGTGGGTTTGTGACTATATTAAGCTCACAAAAGTGTAAAAATGGTGTTGTTACGCATAAAAAAGTTGTGTGCAATAAGGCTGGAGTATGTGAAGCGAAAGGGAAAAATCACAGGAGGCAAAGGACTAGGATAGAATGTCCTTCTTGTATTAAATTTAAGCGAATTTTGGAGGAAGGTCCTGATATGGGTAAATACCAAATATATGATTTTCATGAAGGTCATAATCATATGCCACAAACACCATCAACAATGGTACATTTGACACAAACGAGAGAGTTGAATGTAgttcacaaaaaaatgataattgACAACTCCAAAAATAACATAGGTCCAGTTAAGTCGTATAGGTTGTTCAAGGAGTATGTTAGAGGTTATAGGAATGTGGGTGCGTCATTGGAAGACTTTAAGAACTTTTCTAGAGATATCAAAAATTATTTATCAGAGGGGGATGCTCAAATGCTTATTGAgcattttatgaagataaaacacatgtgttccgg aatatgccccatcaacatgtgtccatctttttattttgattttgaggtaGACGAGATAGGTCGATTGTCACATGTGTTTTGGGCTGACCCTATTAGTATTAAAAACTATTTGCTATTCGGGGACATGACCTCTTTCGATACGACCTTTAGAAAAAACAAGTACAGGATGATATTTGGTCCTTTTACAGGGGTGGATAATCATAAGAGATGCGTGACCTTTGGGGCTGGACTTATTATAAATAAGAGTAAGgagtcctttgcttggctatttaCGAAATTCGTAGAGGCTATGGGGGGTCGTCATCCAGTTTGTATGATAACTGATGAAGATGCGGGGATAGAAGAAGGAGCCTGGAAAGACAAGGTGCAAcacagatattgcatgtggcacatactaAAAAAGTTGCCTGAGAAAGTAGGGCCTGTAATATGTAAAGATACTGAGTTCCTGAAGAAGATAAACCGATGTGTTTGGAGCGAAGATGTGGAGCCGCCTGAATTTGAGGAAAGGTGGACAACAGTAGTTGAATCTCATGGGTTGTCGGATAACGAGTGGCTTAAGGAGAAGTATAACATTAGAAATATGTGGGTTCCAGCTTACTTTCGTGATCTGTTTTTAGGAGGCTTGATGAGAACGACCTCCAGGTCAGAGTCAGAAAACCACTTTTTCAGCAACTTCACTAATCCTAATTTAACCCTAGTCgagttttggatgagatttgagagtgcaaTGGATGCTCAAAGATTGACTCATTCGAAACTTGTTGCACAATCAAAAAACTCTTGTCCCCAGTTGTCGACTCCATTAGccctagaaaagcatgcatcagaaatctacactccaacaattttcggcgagtttcaaaaggaagtcgaagcagcttgctattcatgtggtgttggggataaagaaaaagataaaaccTATCCAATTCTATACACAGATATCATAGATCAAGTTCGAAATAAAACGTATAAGGTTGGTTTTAAGAAGGATGATGTTTCAGTGGTATGCACAtgcaagaagtttgaaagacATGGAATGCTCTGTCGACATGCTCTGTGTGTCTTTAAAGATCGGGGAATTCAGAAAGTTCCAAGTGACTACCTGCTTAGTCGGTGGAGCAAACTAGCAACCTGCCAGCCAATCGTCGGCCCTAATGGCCGATTGTTTCTGATTGTACATCAATGGATGTACGAGAAAAACAAAGTTGGCGAGTTATGGTCAGAGTTGTTTACTTGTGTGGCACTTGTTGAACAGAGTCCTGGGCATTGTGATGAGTTGCTTGGGATTTTGCGTGAGTTCAAGGAAAGGGTAAAAATTACCCCTGATGAAAGTGGAAATACTGGTATTGCAAAGGTAAAGGAAAAGAATGCTGAAATTGGGATGCTTTTAGGAACAAACATGCCTAGTGAGATTAAGGTTTTGCCTCCAAGGCAGTGCAAAAACAAAGGCTCGGGAAAAAGGCTGATCTCACAAAGAGAACGAGCTGGGGAAGTGAACAAGAAAGCGCTAAGAAAATGCAGGTCTTGTGGGGAGATGGCGAACCACGACAGTAGGAATTGTGACCGAAGGACAACTGACAATGAGTAG